From Pseudochaenichthys georgianus unplaced genomic scaffold, fPseGeo1.2 scaffold_1022_arrow_ctg1, whole genome shotgun sequence, the proteins below share one genomic window:
- the sde2 gene encoding splicing regulator SDE2 produces MEVIVSSPRFSFSSWVFPDGSPVREVLTRFLQQQGLSSSADFYVHSNGRLSELEDPLQAGAVYHLEPRLCGGKGGFGSMLRALGAQIEKTTNREACRDLSGRRLRDVNHEKEMAEWLKKQTEREAEKEQKRLDRLQRKLAEPRHQFTDPDYQKQSHELQERLEDSVMKGLQASSSTQVRADEGSAAKRPSGEKSEQPLRKKQKKTAFWTGLDEMMSSEEDEEDDEESPCSSLGASAAMMKPRRRVEQSSSSSDCSSSSTDQTSSKQGTSREQGTSRENTGTSREPQGTSRENKGTSREPQSEGTSKENKGTSREPQSEGTSREPQSEGTSREPQSEGTSREPQSEGTSREPQSEGTSREPQSEGTSREPQSEGTSREPQSEGTSREPRSEGTSREPRSEGTSREPQSEGTSREPQSEGTSKENKGTSREPQSEGTGREPRSEGTGREPRSEGTGREPRSEGTGREPRSEGTGREPRSEGTGREPRSEGTGREPRSEGTGREPRSEGTGREPWSEGTGREPRSEGTGREPPAESQQVDLPSLSCVSQLEALGLARLKQELMSRGLKCGGTLSERAARLFSVRALKPEDVPAALLAKKKK; encoded by the exons ggaCTTTCCTCTTCTGCAGATTTCTACGTGCACAGTAATGGACGCCTGTCTGAGCTGGAGGACCCCCTGCAGGCGGGGGCCGTCTATCACCTGGAGCCCCGCCTCTGTGGGGGcaaaggag GGTTCGGCTCGATGCTGCGAGCTCTCGGCGCTCAGATCGAGAAGACGACGAACCGCGAGGCGTGCAGAGACCTGAGCGGACGCCGCCTCCGAGACGTAAACCACGAGAAGGA GATGGCAGAGTGGCTGAAGAAGCAGACGGAGCGCGAGGCTGAGAAGGAGCAGAAGCGTCTGGATCGTCTCCAGAGGAAACTAGCCGAGCCCAGACACCAGTTCACCGACCCAGACTATCAGAAGCAGAGCCACGAGCTGCAGGAGAGGCTGGAGGACTCCGTCATGAAGG GTCTGCAGGCGTCCTCCAGCACGCAGGTGAGGGCGGACGAGGGGTCGGCAGCGAAGAGGCCGAGCGGCGAGAAGAGCGAGCAGCCGCTGAggaagaagcagaagaagacagcgtTCTG GACGGGTCTCGACGAGATGATGAGCTctgaggaggatgaagaggatgatgaAGAGTCTCCGTGCTCCAGCCTGGGAGCCTCTGCAGCGATGATGAAACCGAGGAGACGGGTGGAGCAGAGCAGCAG CTCCTCCGACTGCAGCTCGTCCTCCACTGATCAAACCAGCAGCAAGCAGGGAACCAGCAGAGAGCAGGGAACCAGCAGAGAGAATACGGGGACCAGCAGAGAGCCTCAAGGAACCAGCAGAGAGAATAAGGGAACCAGCAGAGAGCCTCAGTCTGAGGGGACCAGCAAAGAGAATAAGGGAACCAGCAGAGAGCCTCAGTCTGAGGGGACCAGCAGAGAGCCTCAGTCTGAGGGGACCAGCAGAGAGCCTCAGTCTGAGGGGACCAGCAGAGAGCCTCAGTCTGAGGGGACCAGCAGAGAGCCTCAGTCTGAGGGGACCAGCAGAGAGCCTCAGTCTGAGGGGACCAGCAGAGAGCCTCAGTCTGAGGGGACCAGCAGAGAGCCTCAGTCTGAGGGGACCAGCAGAGAGCCTCGGTCTGAGGGGACCAGCAGAGAGCCTCGGTCTGAGGGGACCAGCAGAGAGCCTCAGTCTGAGGGGACCAGCAGAGAGCCTCAGTCTGAGGGGACCAGCAAAGAGAATAAGGGAACCAGCAGAGAGCCTCAGTCTGAGGGGACCGGCAGAGAGCCTCGGTCTGAGGGGACCGGCAGAGAGCCTCGGTCTGAGGGGACCGGCAGAGAGCCTCGGTCTGAGGGGACCGGCAGAGAGCCTCGGTCTGAGGGGACCGGCAGAGAGCCTCGGTCTGAGGGGACCGGCAGAGAGCCTCGGTCTGAGGGGACCGGCAGAGAGCCCCGGTCTGAGGGGACCGGCAGAGAGCCCCGGTCTGAGGGGACCGGCAGAGAGCCTTGGTCTGAGGGGACCGGCAGAGAGCCCCGGTCTGAGGGGACCGGCAGAGAGCCTCCTGCAGAGTCTCAGCAG GTGGACCTGCCCTCGCTGTCCTGCGTGTCCCAGCTGGAGGCTCTGGGTCTGGCCCGTCTGAAGCAGGAACTGATGTCTCGTGGTCTGAAGTGCGGGGGAACTCTTAGTGAACGCGCAGCGCGACTCTTCTCCGTCAGAGCGCTGAAGCCCGAGGACGTCCCGGCGGCGCTGCTCgccaagaagaagaagtga